A region from the Chionomys nivalis chromosome 22, mChiNiv1.1, whole genome shotgun sequence genome encodes:
- the Zbtb34 gene encoding zinc finger and BTB domain-containing protein 34 gives MDSSSFIQFDVPEHSSTVLSQLNELRLQGKLCDIIVHIQGQPFRAHKAVLAASSPYFRDHSALSTMSGLSISVIKNPSVFEQLLSFCYTGRMSLQLKDVVSFLTAASFLQMQCVIDKCTQILESIHSKISVGDVDSVTIGAEENPESRNGVKDGGFFANPVEISPPYCPQVRQPPVSSDLRMETTPNKALRSRLQEEGHSDRGSSGSVSEYEIQIEGDHEQGDLLVRESQITEVKVKMEKSERPSCSDSSSLGDDGYHTEMVDGEQVVAVNVGAYGSVLQHAYPYSQAASQPSSMPEAFGSQSNSSPSRSMLSCFRGRGARQKRALSVHLHSDLQGAVQGSDSEAMMNNPSYESSPRERSARGYWYPYNERLICIYCGKSFNQKGSLDRHMRLHMGITPFVCKFCGKKYTRKDQLEYHIRGHTDDKPFRCEVCGKCFPFQGTLNQHLRKNHPGVTEVRSRMESPERTDVYVEQKLESDVSVSEMALDSRMEIHTVSDAPD, from the coding sequence ATGGACAGCAGCAGTTTCATTCAGTTCGATGTGCCTGAGCACAGCAGCACTGTTCTGAGCCAACTAAACGAGCTCCGCCTACAAGGGAAGCTATGTGACATCATCGTCCACATTCAGGGTCAGCCATTCCGAGCCCACAAAGCTGTCCTCGCGGCCAGCTCCCCATATTTCCGGGACCATTCAGCATTGAGCACTATGAGTGGCTTGTCGATATCTGTGATTAAGAACCCCAGCGTGTTTGAGCAGTTGCTGTCCTTCTGTTACACTGGAAGAATGTCCTTGCAGTTGAAGGATGTTGTCAGTTTTCTGACTGCAGCCAGCTTCCTTCAGATGCAGTGTGTCATTGACAAGTGCACGCAGATCCTGGAGAGCATCCACTCAAAGATCAGTGTGGGAGATGTTGACTCTGTCACCATTGGTGCTGAAGAGAATCCCGAGAGCCGGAATGGAGTGAAAGATGGCGGCTTCTTCGCCAATCCTGTTGAGATCTCCCCTCCATATTGCCCTCAGGTACGGCAGCCTCCAGTCAGCAGCGATCTCCGGATGGAGACGACCCCCAACAAAGCCCTTCGGAGCCGCTTACAGGAAGAGGGTCACTCAGATCGGGGGAGCAGTGGCAGTGTGTCTGAGTACGAGATTCAAATTGAAGGGGACCACGAGCAAGGGGACTTGTTGGTGAGGGAGAGCCAGATCACTGAGGTAAAAGTGAAGATGGAAAAGTCTGAGCGGCCCAGTTGCTCTGACAGCTCCTCCCTGGGTGATGATGGCTACCACACAGAGATGGTTGATGGGGAGCAAGTTGTGGCGGTGAACGTGGGTGCCTATGGCTCTGTGCTCCAGCATGCGTATCCCTACTCCCAGGCAGCCTCACAGCCTTCCAGCATGCCAGAAGCTTTTGGAAGTCAGAGTAATTCCAGCCCATCCAGGTCCATGCTGAGCTGCTTCCGAGGCCGTGGTGCCCGCCAGAAGCGGGCTCTGTCTGTTCACCTGCACAGTGACCTGCAGGGTGCGGTGCAAGGATCTGACAGTGAAGCCATGATGAACAATCCCAGTTATGAGAGCAGTCCCCGGGAGAGGAGTGCAAGGGGTTACTGGTACCCATACAATGAGAGGTTGATCTGTATTTACTGTGGGAAGTCCTTTAACCAGAAGGGAAGCCTCGACAGGCACATGCGACTGCATATGGGAATCACCCCCTTTGTGTGCAAGTTCTGTGGGAAGAAGTACACACGCAAGGACCAGCTGGAGTACCACATCCGGGGCCACACTGATGACAAACCATTCCGCTGTGAGGTCTGTGGGAAGTGCTTTCCATTCCAGGGCACCCTCAACCAGCACCTGCGGAAAAACCACCCGGGTGTCACTGAGGTCAGGAGTCGCATGGAGTCTCCCGAAAGAACAGATGTGTACGTGGAACAGAAACTTGAAAGTGATGTGTCAGTCTCAGAAATGGCTCTAGATTCCCGAATGGAAATCCACACAGTATCTGATGCGCCTGACTAA